In a genomic window of Diabrotica undecimpunctata isolate CICGRU chromosome 2, icDiaUnde3, whole genome shotgun sequence:
- the LOC140433465 gene encoding protein NEDD1-like, with the protein MTLATTSKDIRLYKWPNITYIGIYETPIDCMLVKSISWSCDGKEILAVKSKGCPVIVDVYNKSDLHFEAYECSFINHASVGVFLNTNPDKIAFGTDEGFILIYNVRHARRPQDFLKLQCSIQHLDFSADDQLLAAGCSNGTIVLLNSSFTPCASFLISGSQTLSNLCYNKMCPNLLAGASKEGVLSLWNTETTDNLFISKQHAARITDLAFFNNGLSSVGIDRKFVTYDLRSFKASCYELDCPLSSLSYLDGTYELAVSTTTGQLRSYDSRNMKSPLRTLVAIANGGIKKISFPMHPDIGALGYTDRRIEDEFSASGDFSIASGSSPRRSNACEKYMKLGSPTTADTDTHCMHSSKKCLTSSKFEDLNKFVEDKLKVATKDFEEKLIQTFYKLRINTSKKFVSVEDKISQNWNNFVDYLKFSGQGETAAESEMAIQRYSDEVDR; encoded by the coding sequence ATGACACTTGCAACCACTTCAAAAGACATAAGATTGTATAAATGGCCGAATATTACATATATTGGAATTTACGAAACGCCTATAGATTGCATGTTGGTTAAAAGCATATCTTGGTCTTGTGACGGTAAAGAGATACTAGCGGTCAAAAGCAAAGGTTGTCCAGTCATCGTCGATGTATACAACAAGAGTGATCTACACTTTGAAGCCTATGAGTGTTCATTTATAAATCACGCTTCCGTTGGTGTTTTTTTAAACACTAATCCTGATAAAATTGCTTTTGGTACAGATGAaggttttatattaatttataatgtaAGGCATGCTCGTCGTCCTCAAGATTTTTTAAAACTTCAATGTTCCATACAACATTTAGACTTCTCGGCAGATGATCAATTATTAGCAGCTGGTTGTTCGAACGGAACGATAGTGTTATTAAACTCAAGCTTTACACCATGTGCTAGTTTTTTAATCTCAGGAAGCCAAACATTATCGAATTTATGTTATAACAAAATGTGCCCTAATTTGCTTGCTGGTGCAAGTAAGGAAGGTGTCCTTTCTTTATGGAACACTGAAACAACAGATAATCTTTTTATAAGCAAACAGCATGCAGCCCGCATAACGGACTTGGCGTTCTTTAATAACGGATTATCATCTGTTGGTATTGATAGAAAATTTGTTACTTATGATTTACGCTCATTCAAAGCTAGCTGTTATGAGTTAGATTGCCCTTTATCTAGTTTATCATATCTTGATGGAACTTATGAGCTCGCTGTGAGTACAACTACAGGTCAACTAAGAAGTTACGACTCCAGAAATATGAAATCTCCATTAAGGACCCTAGTGGCAATTGCCAATGGTggcattaaaaaaatttcatttcccATGCATCCAGATATAGGGGCACTTGGATATACGGATAGAAGGATTGAAGACGAGTTCTCGGCTTCTGGCGATTTTAGTATTGCATCTGGTTCTTCTCCAAGACGGTCAAATGCATGTGAAAAATACATGAAACTGGGTTCTCCAACCACTGCAGATACGGATACTCACTGTATGCATTCATCTAAAAAGTGTCTTACGTCCTCTAAATTTGAAGATCTTAATAAATTTGTTGAAGATAAACTGAAAGTAGCTACTAAAGATTTTGAGGAAAAATTGATCCAAACTTTCTATAAGTTAAGAATCAATACGAGTAAGAAATTTGTTAGTGTGGAAGACAAAATTTCTCAAAACTGGAacaattttgtcgattatttaaAATTCTCTGGGCAAGGAGAAACGGCTGCTGAAAGTGAGATGGCTATTCAGAGGTACAGTGACGAAGTAGATAGATGA
- the LOC140433932 gene encoding uncharacterized protein → MRLVEFIQYIQAMMNVLFTTAISQQLRTVDGDLCGSYREACQRLQLLENYAHWDQTLNDAVISSQAHQIRTYTCFPSNPNDLWIKYTDNMCDDILYQIRIRRGNPNIQVSQEICNEALFQLRTCSR, encoded by the coding sequence ATGCGATTGGTCGAATTTATTCAGTACATCCAAGCAATGATGAATGTTTTATTTACGACTGCTATTAGTCAACAGTTACGAACTGTTGATGGTGATTTGTGTGGATCATACAGAGAAGCCTGCCAACGTTTGCAATTGCTAGAAAATTACGCTCATTGGGATCAAACTCTCAATGATGCTGTAATATCATCACAAGCTCATCAAATACGAACATATACATGCTTCCCATCAAACCCAAATGATTTGTGGATCAAGTACACAGATAATATGTGTGATGATATTTTGTATCAAATACGGATTAGAAGGGGAAATCCAAATATACAAGTAAGCCAAGAAATTTGCAATGAAGCATTGTTTCAATTGAGGACATGTTCTCGATGA